GACAAAACGTTGGAGAGACGATGGCGAACGGCGCTGCGGTGTCGTGGCTGAGTTTACAAACGGCGGGTTTTCCAGATGGGAGTTTCAAAGATAGTCCAGGAAGGAGAGaggtttaatattaaggcGTAGGTAGTCATTTATTTGGTCACTCTCTCCGACTCAGCCGGGCAGCGATCACCAGACTCACAACCAGTGATGAAAGAGGGGCTGAGGGGCAAAAACAAGTCTCCGTGGGCGGCGGTTGCGGCGGGCGGGACAATGCAAGACCAAAAAGAGGGGCCCTCCAACCAGACCTGGGAGCTTCCATACCAAACAAGCGACCTCCCTACCTACCTAACTACGGTACGTATCTTATTGTTCACTGGCCTCACGGGTCAGTTTGGTTATTACGAGATCAAGGTGCAAATGATGACAGCTATACGCAGGTTATCGGTTCTACAATGCGCGGACAGTCGTTGGAACAGATTGGCTCACAAAAGACTGCAGTGCAATATTTGGTGTCACTGTCAATAGTATACCTCGTAAGGGAATCCATAGTTTCGATTCTCATATGATGGTACGTTAGATATCTTACATTAGTATGGAGAAGTTAAGACTGAGGCTCCTCAGCAACATAGTGTAGATAAGCGCCAAGCAGCTTAATACCCTCAATGTAGTTGCGcttgtcgagcttctcgTTGATAGAGTGAGCGCCGTCTGTCGAGCTACCCATGGGAAGCAAAAGAACATTCTTGCCTGTGGCCTCCTCAAATGTCAGGGTAACAGGGATGCTGATCACTATGTTAGCGGTGAAATACCACACGTTTGGGTCAGAGTAACTTACCTTCCACCTTCGCGAGTATAATCGGGCTCGACACCCCACACACGTTCGACAGCTTTGGCTGCAGCCGAGAAGTTCCAGTGTTTTGGTGATGCAACCCACCACTTACCAGTATGCTGAGCATACACCTTGAGGGTGTTCTTGCTGCCAAGCTTGGCAAACTGCTCTTCAACATACTTGTACACAGCCTCGTTGGTCTTGTCAATGTCCATGTCGGGAACAGTTCGGATAGAGAACTTTCCAATAACCTTGGCAGGAATAACAGTCTTAGCTCCAGGAGCAGAGAAAGcaccctcaacaccatgaatAGACAGGGATGGGTATCTCCAGCGACCCATCAGAGTACGCTTCTTATCATCGAAGATGGTGGTCTTGCTACCCAGGGACTCATGAATATTGTCCATAGTGAATGAAATTCCATCATAGAGACCCTCCTCATCCGCCGTGACAGGTGCAACCTGCTCTTTAATACCGGGAATCTGGATCTCGCCGCCAGTGTTGACCAGAGATCCCAGGACTCTAACGAGGTCAGTCATGGGCTCCTGGGCGGTACCGCCAAAGACACCACTGTGAAGATCGGCGCCAGGGCCGGAGATCTCAACTGAGTAGTAGTTGCAACCACGAAGACCGTAAGTTAAGCATGGCTTCTCGGTACCGAGCCAGTAGTTATCAGATATGCACACAGCCTCGGCATCAGCAAAGTACTTCTTAGCCTCTTCCTTGATGAGGTCATCGAGGCCTTCAGAACCGTATTCCTCCATACCCTCGAAGCACATCAGCAGGTTGACAGGGAATTCAACGCCAGCCTTTTGGTGAGCCTCGATAGCATTTAACCAGCCTAGAACAGGACCCTTGTCATCTGTAGCTCCACGGCCAAACATACGACCCTTTTCGTCGACAGTAAGGTCAAATGGCTCAGTAGCCCACCCGTCGCTCTTTTCCGCAGGCTGGACGTCGTAATGTCCATAGACGAGGATAGTACGCTTGTTCTTGTCGCTCCCGTATCGTGCAAGGACAACGGGAGGCAAGTCGAGATACTCCTTATGAGGCTGCTTCCCAAGGGGCCGAAGCTCTACAGAGGCTCCAAGAGCTTTCAACTCCTCGCCGAGCCACTCTCCCATACGAACGACATCAGGGCGACGGGCATCCTCAGCTGAGATAGACGGAATGGCGACAGCCTTGCGCAGGCGCTCGATGAAGTGGTCAGCCGAGCTATCGACTTGCTTGAAGAAACCGTCGAGCTGGGgggccatcttctttgcttggTGTGTACGAATAGAGTCTGTGAGATAGGTACGAGAAGAAAGGCAGAGTTTCTGAGGAAAAGTTTGCAGGACGGGTACTTGTAATGAGATAAAGCGCCTTTTGGGTGGTGCTGTTACCACTTGAGTAAAGCAAACAGCTGCCCTATCGAGGCGTACGGTGCGGGGCATTACACGGGCAGACTTGCCAGGACCTGCTCGATCGAGCGGGCAATGATGGCGGGGCACTTTTGACAGGCACTCCAGTGCAATTGGAATCTCCAACACAGTGGAGGGAACGGCTAGTTACGGCAACCAATGGTAAAACAGGTGCGAGATGATTAGTCAGTTAGAACAGAGAGAATTTGGTTCGAAGTTGTTGGGCGAACTTGTACTTGGTACATTATAGTGGAGTTCATCGGATTAACCTAAATGCGCTCAACATAACAGCTCCGTGTCATGATTAGTCAGGTGGAAGGGGGCAGGTTGCCGCTTACCATTCTCTTGACCTGTTGCCGAAGAGTCTTCCTCTCCCCACTCTCTCTGTCACTCATCCATCAATCGTCGACgttcttcctcgccatcggtATAGCGACATACGACATCAAACGTAGCCTCTCGATTGCGCTCTATCGTCTTTCTTATATTTCGGTGGTTTCACAGTTGGCTTTTTTTTTGGTCTTCGCGCAACCTACGGTACACAACCCATCGGCACGATCCCGCTTGTTCTCACGCGACCGCCGACTATCCCCCCTTTCGCTTAAGATCCTCGCGTATAACGTATTACTGGTCTGCTCTTCAAGGGCGTGATCTTGGGACGCCTGGCTAACATTAAGGTCGCTGGTTCATTGGTTTTGACAAACGTGGTGACTGGAAAGTGAGGTGGAGTTTCAGGGTTGTCTCTCTTCTGGCTTGTTTTGGCCAGCTGTACTCCTTATTCATTGCACccatttctttttttttgACCCTATTGCCACTATTGTTCCCTCAAAGTACAATCCAAATTGATTATTTCCATTCACCTTGAGTTGAAAGAGCACGGCAGTGCGAGAAAGAAAACCAACAgagaagaaaacaaagacTTTCATTGTTTGCAAACGCAAGAACAATCAAACAATCAATACTTACATAGTGCTTTGTGCGACCGACCCCGACCTGACTTTGGGATTCTTTTTCGACTTGCGATATTTGAATCTCAACAAACTTTTTGTTATCACTTGTACTGTGCTTCATCTGTTCCTGTAGGAAACACCCAGCACGTATCAGCCAAAATGACGTCCTCCGTCTTTTTCAAATTCAAATCTCAAAAGGAACCTACTCGAGTCGAGTTTGATGGCACCGGTATCTCAGTATTTGAGCTGAAGCGTGAGATTATCACAAAGAGTGGCCTAGGAGATGGTACCGATTTTGACCTGCATATTTATACCGATGATAACAGCGAAGGTGAGTTAATTCAATCGACAGTAGGCAATAACATTGCTAACGACTTACTAGAATACGACGATGATACGACTATTATTCCAAGGTCAACGACAGTCATTGCCCGACGCCAACCTGCTCTCAAGCCAGGTGCAGGGCGCGCAGCTCGTTATGTGTCTGGAAAGATGCCTGTGACAGCCAAGAACGCTGGTCGCAAGGAGCAAGCGGCGAAAGCCTCCTCATCCAAACCCAGCTCTGATGCCATCAGCCAGATGAACAATGCTAtgactgaagaggagaagatggctgcCATGTTTGCAGCACAAACCGAACAGTGGTCTGCTCAACAAGAGGAAATGTCACAGTAAGTTTCAGAAGTCCATACAATGTTACACGGAAACTAATAGTTCGCCAGCCAAACACCCGTGTTCAAAGCTGGTGTGAAGAGACCAGCAAACGTCCCCGACCATGACCCCCCGAACGGGTACATCTGCTACCGATGCGGTAACAAGGGTCATTGGATTCAACTGTGCCCTACTAATGACGACCCTGAATTTGACAACCGCCCGCGTGTCAAACGAACCACAGGTATCCCACGTTCATTCCTGCAAAAGGTAGACAAGTCTGTTGTCCTTGCGCAAACTGAGGGTGATGAATCCAAGCGTCCGTCAGGTATCATGGTCAATGCCGAGGGGGATTTTGTTATTGCTGAGCCCGATAAGGCTTCGTGGGAGCAGTTccaggccaaggccaagtcttCATCTACGGCTAACGCACCGCTAGctgagaacaaggagattCAGGAACAGGGCTTGGAGTGTTCGATTGACAAGAAG
This DNA window, taken from Fusarium oxysporum f. sp. lycopersici 4287 chromosome 7, whole genome shotgun sequence, encodes the following:
- a CDS encoding cytosolic nonspecific dipeptidase — encoded protein: MPRTVRLDRAAVCFTQVVTAPPKRRFISLQVPVLQTFPQKLCLSSRTYLTDSIRTHQAKKMAPQLDGFFKQVDSSADHFIERLRKAVAIPSISAEDARRPDVVRMGEWLGEELKALGASVELRPLGKQPHKEYLDLPPVVLARYGSDKNKRTILVYGHYDVQPAEKSDGWATEPFDLTVDEKGRMFGRGATDDKGPVLGWLNAIEAHQKAGVEFPVNLLMCFEGMEEYGSEGLDDLIKEEAKKYFADAEAVCISDNYWLGTEKPCLTYGLRGCNYYSVEISGPGADLHSGVFGGTAQEPMTDLVRVLGSLVNTGGEIQIPGIKEQVAPVTADEEGLYDGISFTMDNIHESLGSKTTIFDDKKRTLMGRWRYPSLSIHGVEGAFSAPGAKTVIPAKVIGKFSIRTVPDMDIDKTNEAVYKYVEEQFAKLGSKNTLKVYAQHTGKWWVASPKHWNFSAAAKAVERVWGVEPDYTREGGSIPVTLTFEEATGKNVLLLPMGSSTDGAHSINEKLDKRNYIEGIKLLGAYLHYVAEEPQS